GCTGCGAGCCCGCGCCGGCCGATTGCGGCTGTGAAGCCGCGGCCCCTTGCGGTTGCGATGAGCCGGCCCCCTGCGGCTGCAGCGAGCCCGCGCCGTGCGGGTGCGCCGAGGCTGCCCCTTGCGGTTGTGGCGAGGTGGTCGTTGAGTCGGCCACCGTTCCCTCGCCGGCCGATGAGCCCGCGCCCGAGCTAGACAGCGTCCCCGAGGCGCCGGAAGCCCCCGAGGCCGACGCGGCCCCTGAGGCGCCGGTCGCCGACGAGGCTGCTAGCGAGACCCTCTAGACGGACGCTAGCACAGCGATGTTCATACGCGGCCAGGCGGTCTTCCGCCTGGCCGCGTTCTGTTGGCGCCGACGAATTCTCCTCTCCCCGTCCACGTAGCCAGGTGGTAGAGTCGGCGGCCGCCACCAACCTCCAGACCAACGCCCCGCCGCATGGCGACCGACCTCCGCATCCAGCTCGACACTTACCACGGTCCGCTCGACCTGCTGCTGTACCTGGTCCGGAAGGAGGAGCTGGAGGTTGCCGAGCTGCCGCTGGCCGCGATCACCCAGCAGTTCCTCGAGTTCGTCGCGCTGCTGGAGCAGCTCGACCTCGACGAGATCGGTGAGTACATCGAGCTGGCGGCCCACCTGATCGAGCTGAAGAGCCGCGTGGTGCTGCCGCAGCACGAGGAAGTGGAGCAGGAGATCGAGGACCCGCACGAAGACCTGGTGCAGCGTCTGCTAGAGTTTAAGCAGTACCGCGACGCCGCGGCGCTCCTCGAGGCGTGCGACGCCGAGCAGCGGCTACGCTTCGCCCGCCTGGCCCGTGACGTGCCGGACCGGCGGACCGACCCCGCCGAGCAGCCGCTCGAGGCCGTCGAGCTGTGGGACCTGGTCAGCGCGTTTGGCCGGGTGATGCGCGACAACCTCGCGCCGCCCGAAGCCACTAACATCCGCTACGACGAGACACCGGTGCACGTCTACATGGGCCGCATCTACAACCGGCTGGAGGAGGAGAGCGAGGTGTACTTCACATCGCTGTTCCCGTCGGAGGTGCACAAGTCGACGCTCGTCGCGACGTTCTTGGCGGTGCTCGAGCTGGTCCGCCACCGCCACGCGCTGGCCGACCAGGCGGGCGCGTACGGCGATATCCTCATCAAACCGGGGACCGACCCTTACCGCGGCGGCCTGGTCACCTCCACCCGGGAGGAGTTGTCCGACGATGCGGCTGGCGGCTTGGGCGAAGACTAGCAGCAGTCGGCGCGCTCAGCGGGCGACCACGCCCCGCCCGGCGGGCCGGGAGCTGACCCGGACCTCAACGCGGCCGGTCGAGTCGAGCTGCAGCCGGCCACGCGGATCGTTGAGCGAGTGCGACATGCCGATCGGTCCAGAGAGCTCCGAGCTGACCGCCCGGCAGGTCTCGGCCTGGATGGTCATTGGCCCGGCCACCATCATCCGCATCTGGGACGAGTCGGTCCGCTGGGCCTCAATATCAGCCAAGAAGACCGCACAGCTGGCGTCCTCGACGGTGGCGACCTTGGTGAGGGTCATCTCGAACTTGGTGACCTCGCCCAACGCTCCGCCGAGCCCCAGCAGCCGCTGAGCCACTTCCGCTGGAAGGGTTAGCTTGTCGCCGATCGCGACCGTCTTGCCGGCGAGGTACTCGGCCAGCGGGTTGGGCTTGCCGAGGGTCTCCATGTTTTCGGCCACCAGCCGCGATTCTTCCGGCGGCGGAGTCTTGCCATCTGCGGTCTGCACGCGGATTGTGTCGCCGACGCGACGGCAGTAGTACGATTTCCCAGCGATCGGGTCGGACTTGGGTTCGCCCCCGTCGTGCACACTCTCGCTCCGCAGGTACCGGACGTAGGCCGCGGTGGCGACGCCGTCCTCCACCAGGGCGGGCTCTAGCACCCGGCGGCGGTTGCGTGTGACCTGGCTCTGTTGCTTGTTAAGGACTTCCGCCTGCTTGCGGACCTGGGTCTTCAGCGACAGGCCGACGCGGGTCGTCTGGTCCATCCGGTGCGAAGAGGGCTCGGCCAGGCGGCCGAAGGTGATTCCCGAGGCGTCGGACTCGGGGGAGGCCGCTTGCGCGGCAGCCGCCCACACGTAGGCGGCGCAGATTGTGAGCAGTAGCGTCGGCCGCGGCAGGGTGCCGTCCATGGCGGGATCCTCGGGGAGGGGCGGTGGTTGCGGGGATCCTCTGCGGAAGGAGGATGAGCGTCAAGGCGGATTCGGCTAGGGCTCCGATCGCACCTACCGCTAGTCGTTGCTAGCGACGACGGCGCCGGCCCAGAATCATCGCGGCGCCGGCCGGCATCGTCAGCGTCGCGGGCTCGGGCACGGCGGCCAGCGTAGCGGAGATTGCCCCGGGCGGAGTGTGGAGCGATCCGTAGGCGGTCCGCCAGAGGTCGTAGTCGCCCTGGTCGACGACGCCGTTGAGGTCGCCATCGGCGGCAAGGTTCGAGGTGGACCCGACCGTGTCGCGCCAGAGCGTGAAGTCGGCGGCGTCCACGACGCCGTCTTCGTTGTAGTCGCCCGTGACGCGGTACGGCGCCTCGTAGTCCAGCCGCCAGGCCAGCCCGAAGTCACGGTCGCCCGATGTGGAGAGGACTTCGATGGTGTAGTCGCCGGCGTCCAGGCCTGTCAGGTAGACATGCTCCACGTTGTCCTTGGTGCTGACGCTGGTCGCGAGCACGGCGTCCAGCGGCGCCCCGGTCGAGTCCCAGAGCTTCAGGTCCAGGTTGGCTAGCGACTGGGTTGGCGAGAACTGGCTGCCGGAGTTGGTGTCGGTGATCTCCACGTTCCACGCCAGCACCACCGACAGCACGCCGTCGGAGTGGAAGTCGGGGACCGACAGGTCGTAGAACAGGCTCTGACCGCTGTTCACCTCGC
This genomic interval from Posidoniimonas corsicana contains the following:
- a CDS encoding segregation and condensation protein A; protein product: MATDLRIQLDTYHGPLDLLLYLVRKEELEVAELPLAAITQQFLEFVALLEQLDLDEIGEYIELAAHLIELKSRVVLPQHEEVEQEIEDPHEDLVQRLLEFKQYRDAAALLEACDAEQRLRFARLARDVPDRRTDPAEQPLEAVELWDLVSAFGRVMRDNLAPPEATNIRYDETPVHVYMGRIYNRLEEESEVYFTSLFPSEVHKSTLVATFLAVLELVRHRHALADQAGAYGDILIKPGTDPYRGGLVTSTREELSDDAAGGLGED